AACGGGCCGGCATCCGCATCATCCAGATCGACGAGCCCGCCTTCCGCGAAGGCCTGCCGCTGCGCCGGCAGGACTGGCAGCACTATCTCGATTGGGCGGTCCACGCCTTCAAGCTCGCCTCCTGCGGCGTGCTCGACGACACGCAGATCCACACCCACATGTGCTATTCCGAGTTCAACGACATCCTGCCGGCCATCGCGGCACTGGACGCCGACGTCATCACCATCGAGACATCGCGTTCCCGCATGGAGCTGCTCGACGGCTTCGGTGCTTTCGACTACCCGAACGAGATCGGCCCCGGCGTCTATGACATCCACTCGCCGCGGGTGCCTGGCGCCAGCGAGATGGAGGCGCTGCTCGACCGCGCCTGCCGCGTGGTGGACCCACGCCGGCTCTGGGTCAATCCCGACTGCGGCCTGAAGACCCGCCACTGGCCGGAAACCCTGGCGGCGCTGGGCCAGATGGTGAGCGCCGCCCGCGCGGTGCGCCGACGCCTGGCAACTTCGACATGAGCCGCCCGGCCCGGGGCCGCTACAGTGTCGGCCTGTCTGACGCCGCCCGTCCCTGAGCCCGTGCCCCGCAACGCCCCCCAGCAGTCCGACCTGTTCGCCCTCGAGCCCGGCCCCGGCCAGCCGCCGCCGGCCGCGGCGGACGCGCCGCCGCCAGCCGCCCCGCGGCGCGCCGCACGGCCTCCGGCCAGCGAGCCGGCCCAACTGGAAGCCGCGGTTGTGCCACCTGAAATGGCAGCAGCCGCTGCGTCCCTCAACCCGCTGATTCGCTTCGGCACCTCGTCCTGGAACTTTCCCGGCTGGCATGGCCTGGTGTGGGGCCGCGAGTACGCCGAATCGACGCTGTCGCGCCGCGGCCTGACGGCCTATACCCAGCATCCGCTGCTGCGCTGCGTCAGCCTGGACCGCAGCTTCTACCGGCCGATGGAGGTGTCGGCCTATGCGGCGCTGGCCGCCCAGGTACCGGCCGATTTCCGTTTTGTCGTCAAGGCTCCGTCGCTCGTCACCGATGCGCTGGTGCGGGCCAGCGACGGCCGTGGCGTCGAGCCCAACCCGCTGTTCCTCGATCCCGCCGCGGCCGTCACCCAGTGCATCGAGCCGGCGGTGCAAGGGCTGGGAGCCACCCTGGGCGTGCTGGTGTTCCAGGTGTCGCCGCTGCCGCTGGCCTGGCTGGCCGAGCCGCAACGCTGGCTGCAGGCGCTGGAGCGGCTTTTCGAGGCGGCCACCGCGGCGCTGGCGCAGGCGGGCCACCCCGCGCTGCTGGCCCTCGAAGTTCGCGACCCGGAACTGCTCACGCCGGCCCTCGCCACGCTGCTCAAGCGCCATGGCGTGCGGTATTGCCTGGGCCTGCACGACCGCATGCCCGACATCGAGGCCCAGTTGCCCCTGCTGCGCGCGCTGTGGCCCGGCCCGCTGGTCTGCCGCTGGAACCTCCAGCGGGGCTTCAAGTACGAGCCGGCCAGGGAGCGCTTCGCACCGTTTAACGCGCTGGTCGCCCCGGACCCCGCCACTCGGGAGGTGCTGGCCAAGGTCATCGCTGCCACCGCGATCGGCGGCCATGCGGTATTCGTAACCGTTAACAACAAAGCGGAAGGCAGTGCGCCACTGTCCATTTGGGAACTGGCAAAAACCGTGCTGGCGCGGGGCTGAGGTCTATGCCGGGCCGGCAAAGCGGACCATACTGGTCTGGTCATGCCCGGAAGCAAGCTCCACGACAGCAAGCACCCCCCCGGCAGCGCCGACCATGCGCACGTGCTGGGGCATCTGCGTGCGTCCACGCGCCAGCTGTTCAATCCGCTCGACCGGGCGGGTGAAGTGGCTGGCGGCTTGCTCGTGCTCGTCATCTTCACCGGCGCCTTCGCGATTCTGGGGCGCGATGCCCGCACCGTCTTGCTGAGCGCGCTGTCCTCGAGCTTTGCCTGGAGCCTGATGTGCGCCGTGATGTACCTGCGGCGGGCGGCCCAGGCACGCCATGGCCAGCAGCGGCTGCTGGACGACCTGCGCAGCGCCGACACCGATGCGGCGTTTTCACAGCGGCTGGCTCGCGAACTGCCGGACAGCCTGGTGCGCAACCTGGCGCCGCACGAGCTGGCCCGGCTGCGCGCCCTGCTGCCACGGACCGGCGAGGCCCGCCCCCGCGCCGTGCTGGGTCATCCGCTCGACCTGCTGGGGGCGGCGGCCATCTTCGCCCTGGTGTTCTGGGCCACCTTCCTCACCGCGCTGCCGCTGCTGTGGATCGCCGATGCCGACGCGGCCTTGCGCCTGGTGCACACCACCGTGGTGGTGCTGCTGTTTGGCATCGGCCTCTTCCTGGGGCGTCGGCGCGGTGGCCGCCATCTGTCGCTGGGCTTCGGCCTGGCCGGCCTCGGCGCCCTGCTGGCGGGCCTGTGCATGGCGCTGAGCCCTTGAAACTGCATCCCCCTGACTGCCGCCCCGGCTAGCGCGGCTGCAGCACCAGGGTCGGGCCGGCTTCGGCAGCCCAGAGCGGCACATACTGCCCTTCGGCCCACGGTTGCAGGAAGCTGCGGTAAGCGCGCGAGAACGGCAGCCCTGACTGCCCGGTGGACTGCATGAAGCGCGACTGTCCCGGCGTGCCGAGGTCGTAGATGGCCCGCAGGCTGGGCCCGTGCTCGTTGAGGTAGAAGCGGCCCGTGAGTTCGTCCTCCCGCAGCCCCACCCGGCTGGCATTGACGGTGTGGGTGTCGCCGCCCACCGGCACGCGCAGCTCGAACCAGCGTGCCAGCGATTTCACCTTGCTGAAGGGCCGGTGCTCGGACCGCGCCTGATGGGCCTGGCCCCATTGCCAGCGTTGCGGGTCGGCGCCGTAGGCGGCCTGCAATTCGTCAAGCGCACGATCGAGCGCACTGTCCATCAGCTGCTGGCAGGTTTCGACGGCTGGCGTGGTCTTGTTGTCGCACCACCAGGCCTGGCGGTCCAGCAGCATGCGCTCCACCGCGTCGTAGAAGGAACGGGTGCGGTACTGCGTCCAGAGCGCGGGGCCCAGTTCATCGGCCACCATCAGCTCGGTCGCCTGGCGCGTCCAGGCCCACAGGATGAGCGGCTCGGCCCGGTCCGCCGCCATGCGGCCATCGAAGCGCTGCAGCAGCGCACGCACTCGCGCCGCCAGTGGATGGCTGGAGCGGGCCTGCAGCAGCAGCGGCAACAACTGGCGCGCGGCCAGCGACACCTCGTCCGCCTGCAAGGCGGCCATGCTGTCCACGTCATGACGACCGGGCTCGCCCAGCAACTGCTCGATGCGCTCGGCCCGATACGGGGCGGTCCATTCGCTCGTCAGGAAGTGGGGATAGTCCGGCGGGTGGATGCGCTGGTTCGCGGTGGCGATCCAGCCGCGCGGCGGATCGAATTCGCGCGGCGTCAGGCTCGCATCGAGGTAGCCGGTCCAGTCGTACTTGGCGTCCCACCCGGGCGCCGGCACCAGCCCGCGCAGGTCATGCCGGGCCCCGCGCACCGGCACCCGACCGGCGGCCACCATGCCAATGCGGCCCGACACATCGGCCACCACCATGTTTTGCATCGGCGCCAGGTGCCGCGCGGAGGCGGCCACGAATTCGTCCACCGTGCGGGCCCGGTTCATCGCCAGGCCGGCCTCGAAGGTGGTGTTGGGCACGTCCAGCGCGGTCCAGCGCATCGCCAGTGCAAAGGCCGGCCGGGCCGGCGGGCCGGTCAGGCCCTCTGCCGCCCCCGGCGCGTCGGAGATCACCGGGCCGTGGCGGCTGCTGCGCACCGTGATGGTCCGCGGCATGCCGCCCTTGACGGCGATTTGCTCCTCGTGCGTGTCGAAGCGGGCCCAGCCGGTGGGCGTCAGGTATTGCTGCGGGTCGTCGGGGTGCAGCTGCTCCAGGTACAGGTCCTGCACGTCCGGGCCGGTGTTGGTGTAGCCCCAGGCGATGTGCTCGTTCTGGCCGAGCACCACCGCCGGCACGCCCGGCATGGTGGCCCCCGCCACCTTCCAGCCCGGCGCCTGCAGCCGCGCGAAATACCATAAAGCGGGCGCCGACAGCCGCAAATGCGGGTCATTGGCCAGCAGGGGCCGGCCGGACGTGGTGTGCGAGCCGGCCACCACCCAGTTGTTGGAGCCCACCCCCTCGATGCCCGATTCCGGCGCGAAGCGCTGCGCCTGCTCGCCCAGGCCGGCATCGACCTTCAGGCTGCGAAAGAGCTCGGTGTAGTCGGTGGTCGGCAACGGGGCCTCGCCGCGGTACGGCGGCAGCAACTGGTTGATGCGCTCCAGCGGCAGCTTCAGGGCCAGGCGCAAGCGCAGCAATTCGTTGTTCCAGTTGGCGCCCAGGTCCCAGGCCATCATGGTCATCCAGGCCAGGCTGTCGGCCGGCTCCCAGCGGCCCGGCTGCAGCCCCAGCAGCAGGAATTCGGGCGGACGGGCCTTCAGGTGCTGCGACACATAGGCGTTCACGCCGGCGGCATAGGCCTCCAGCGCCTCGCGGCCTTCGCCGCTGACGCTTTGCAGCTGCTGCTGCGCCACCCGGCGCACGCCAAGGCTGCGCAGGAAGATGTCGGTGCCCAGGGCGGTTTCACCGAACGCCTCGGCCAGCCGGCCGGCACCAATGCGGCGGTGCAGCTCCAGCTGCCAGAGCCGGTCTTGTGCGTGCACGAAGCCGAGGCCCCACATCACGTCGGCCATCGTCTCGCCCTCGATGGTCGGGATGCCATGCGCATCCCGGGTGATGCGCACCGGCGCCTTCAGGGCCTGACGAGGCACCGCCACCACACCTTCCTGCTGCGGCAGCGCCCGGTGGATATAGAGCCACAGGCCGCCAATGACCAGCACGACCAGGGCGACGATGGCCCAGAGCACTCTGCGCATCCATTTCACCGGCAAGCCTCCTGGTGCTTGTTCTTCGGACCAGCGAGGGTACCTCATGGCCAGGCCGGCGGGCCAGTCCGGGCCAGGC
This genomic stretch from Eleftheria terrae harbors:
- a CDS encoding DUF72 domain-containing protein translates to MPRNAPQQSDLFALEPGPGQPPPAAADAPPPAAPRRAARPPASEPAQLEAAVVPPEMAAAAASLNPLIRFGTSSWNFPGWHGLVWGREYAESTLSRRGLTAYTQHPLLRCVSLDRSFYRPMEVSAYAALAAQVPADFRFVVKAPSLVTDALVRASDGRGVEPNPLFLDPAAAVTQCIEPAVQGLGATLGVLVFQVSPLPLAWLAEPQRWLQALERLFEAATAALAQAGHPALLALEVRDPELLTPALATLLKRHGVRYCLGLHDRMPDIEAQLPLLRALWPGPLVCRWNLQRGFKYEPARERFAPFNALVAPDPATREVLAKVIAATAIGGHAVFVTVNNKAEGSAPLSIWELAKTVLARG
- a CDS encoding penicillin acylase family protein, which gives rise to MRRVLWAIVALVVLVIGGLWLYIHRALPQQEGVVAVPRQALKAPVRITRDAHGIPTIEGETMADVMWGLGFVHAQDRLWQLELHRRIGAGRLAEAFGETALGTDIFLRSLGVRRVAQQQLQSVSGEGREALEAYAAGVNAYVSQHLKARPPEFLLLGLQPGRWEPADSLAWMTMMAWDLGANWNNELLRLRLALKLPLERINQLLPPYRGEAPLPTTDYTELFRSLKVDAGLGEQAQRFAPESGIEGVGSNNWVVAGSHTTSGRPLLANDPHLRLSAPALWYFARLQAPGWKVAGATMPGVPAVVLGQNEHIAWGYTNTGPDVQDLYLEQLHPDDPQQYLTPTGWARFDTHEEQIAVKGGMPRTITVRSSRHGPVISDAPGAAEGLTGPPARPAFALAMRWTALDVPNTTFEAGLAMNRARTVDEFVAASARHLAPMQNMVVADVSGRIGMVAAGRVPVRGARHDLRGLVPAPGWDAKYDWTGYLDASLTPREFDPPRGWIATANQRIHPPDYPHFLTSEWTAPYRAERIEQLLGEPGRHDVDSMAALQADEVSLAARQLLPLLLQARSSHPLAARVRALLQRFDGRMAADRAEPLILWAWTRQATELMVADELGPALWTQYRTRSFYDAVERMLLDRQAWWCDNKTTPAVETCQQLMDSALDRALDELQAAYGADPQRWQWGQAHQARSEHRPFSKVKSLARWFELRVPVGGDTHTVNASRVGLREDELTGRFYLNEHGPSLRAIYDLGTPGQSRFMQSTGQSGLPFSRAYRSFLQPWAEGQYVPLWAAEAGPTLVLQPR